A genomic window from Anguilla rostrata isolate EN2019 chromosome 14, ASM1855537v3, whole genome shotgun sequence includes:
- the LOC135239800 gene encoding early growth response protein 3-like: MTGKLAERVPTTMSSLINTISDNLYPEEESPSSNIFASTDSISPYSQMNTDSIMDLGLGGDKGAADLQYSSGFQSVRSGQTVTYLGKFAFDTPSSSGGGVTGSGWCSDSNIISLVSAGVLGVSQSPSNVSAQTSPGGGGGGVAMGSQASELEQVYSTALPAFSICGDMYQDQVSFNHSPTAPTTQLPYPSSDYHTAAKPAVDAGLFSVIPDYTLFHHQGEVGMMDQKPFQTQDLGRVNPPPITPLETIRAFKDKQQVAPGLAAGQQQHGPSPPQALTLRPVRLRKYPNRPCKTPIHERPHACPAASCDRRFSRSDELTRHLRIHTGHKPFQCRICMRTFSRSDHLTTHIRTHTGEKPFSCEFCPRKFARSDERRRHAKVHLKQREKKAADTAGGGGGGGAEGMVGMAGIGHSSPPSSCTSQTITTCT; this comes from the exons ATGACAGGGAAACTGGCGGAGCGGGTCCCTACGACAATGAGCAGTTTAATAAACACGATTTCTGACAACCTTTACCCAGAGGAGGAAAGCCCTTCGTCGAACATTTTCGCGAGCACGGATTCTATTTCGCCTTATTCGCAGATGAACACAG ACAGCATCATGGatctggggctggggggggacaAAGGGGCGGCAGACCTGCAGTACAGCTCTGGGTTCCAGTCTGTGCGTAGCGGCCAGACGGTCACATACCTGGGGAAGTTTGCCTTTGACACGCCCTCCTCCTCGGGCGGGGGGGTCACAGGCTCCGGCTGGTGCTCGGACAGCAACATCATCAGCTTGGTGAGCGCAGGAGTCCTGGGGGTGTCCCAGTCACCCAGCAATGTTAGCGCCCAGACCTCACccggtggagggggcgggggtgtggccATGGGCAGCCAAGCTTCAGAGCTGGAGCAGGTGTACAGCACGGCTCTGCCCGCCTTCTCCATCTGTGGGGACATGTATCAAGACCAGGTCTCCTTCAACCACAGCCCTACAGCCCCCACCACCCAGCTCCCCTACCCAAGCAGCGATTACCACACCGCCGCCAAGCCTGCTGTGGATGCCGGGCTCTTCTCGGTCATTCCTGACTACACCCTCTTCCATCACCAGGGGGAGGTGGGCATGATGGATCAGAAGCCCTTCCAAACCCAGGACCTTGGGCGTGTCAACCCCCCGCCCATCACACCTCTGGAGACTATCCGGGCCTTCAAGGACAAGCAGCAGGTCGCCCCAGGTTTGGCTGCTGGGCAGCAGCAGCACgggccctcccctccccaggccCTCACGCTCCGGCCCGTGCGCCTGCGCAAGTACCCCAACCGGCCCTGCAAAACGCCCATCCACGAGCGCCCGCACGCCTGCCCCGCGGCCAGCTGCGACCGCCGCTTCTCCCGCTCCGACGAGCTGACGCGCCACCTGCGCATCCACACGGGCCACAAGCCCTTCCAGTGCCGCATCTGCATGCGCACCTTCAGCCGCAGCGACCACCTGACCACGCACATCCGCACGCACACCGGCGAGAAGCCCTTCTCCTGCGAGTTCTGCCCCCGCAAGTTCGCCCGCAGCGACGAGCGCCGCCGGCATGCCAAGGTGCACCTGAAGCAGAGGGAGAAGAAGGCAGCGGACACGgccggtggggggggcggtgggggcgcTGAGGGCATGGTGGGCATGGCAGGAATAGGCCACAGCTCTCCTCCCAGCTCCTGCACCAGTCAGACAATCACAACCTGCACTTAA